The Hippoglossus stenolepis isolate QCI-W04-F060 chromosome 1, HSTE1.2, whole genome shotgun sequence DNA segment tgtaaaatgttttcatgctctaatgttcagaatcacgttcctcagactgtccatcgctgcagctcctctttcagcctctgtctcaaagtcttggttttagctcctgtctctttaagacccatCTCCTgctctgaccaatcagagcagactggactCTGAGCGGCCTCTTGCaattttaactgtttaacttCTCACTTGTTGACGGATGTTCAGAccagaggtcaggggtcagcggtcagaggtcagaggtcagaggtcaggtgtTTCAGCTTGTGtcaggagctgcagtgtttcctgtgggGGAGGAGCCACCTTCACCACAGACTTTgatctttttaatttgcagaacTGTTACAACATTACACACAACTCGTTAAACGAGTCGTCTCACTCTGAACTCAACAGCAGCTCGTTatccctcctctgcttgttctccctctctctctctctctctctctctctctctctctctctctctctctctctctctctctctctctctctctctctctctctctctctctctctgtctctctctctgtctctctctctctctctctctctctctctctccctctctctctctctctctctctctctctctctctctctctctctctctctctctctctctctctctctctccctctctctctctctctctctctctctctctccctctctctctctctctctctctgtctctctctctctctctgtctctctctcgctctctctctctgtctctctctctccctctctctctctctctctctctctctctctctctctctctgtctctctctctctctctctctctgtctctctctctctctctctctctctctgtctctccctctctctctctctctctctctctctctctctctctctgtctctctctctctctctctctctgtctctcctctctctctctctctctctctctgtctctctctctctctctctctctctctctctctctctctctctctctctctccctctctctctctctctctctctctctctctctctctctctctctgtctctctctctctctctctctctctctctctctctctctctctctctctctttcttgctcTCCATGTCTCTAAACTCTGAAACATGGGGTGATGACCATCATAGTCAAATCAACGACATTGTCCACATCAGAAATGATCAGAATTCCACTTTACAAGAAGAACTGTGAGAATAATAAAACGTCGTAGGGCGATTGTTTGTATGTAACTTATTAAAGGATctaatgaagctgcagcagatacTATTACAATCAGCACTTGATCACTTATTGATTGTTCTGTTCatggtgaagtgtgtgtttctggtttgtgttgtgtagtaactgctctctctctctctctctctctctctctctcttttaggGCTCCAGCTCTATTCTGGTGGTTATGGTCATTTTACTCAATATTGGAGTAGCCATTCTTTTCATTCACTTCTTTATTTAAGCTTATACAGGTATGATCTACTAAGACTTATTGATAACTAcggtatattatattattacttaCTGGGACGGACATTTTGCCGATTGGACTGGAGCCCGCAGCCGGAGTGACGGACACATCAGAGCCTTTCTACTGTTGCTACCGGACTCTTCACCTCTGTCAACACCCGATTCAGTTTCTCTGAGAACTCTTCCTTTTCAAATGCTTGTTTTGAGCTTGTGACCACAGAGGAGGGTTATTGGTGGAAGAAGGTAAAGTGCAGCTTCAGACGAGCGTGGTGCACCAGGACCACATGCATGGGTGTCCATCACATACTGCTAAAGGGACTGGAGATGGCACAGGCATCCGTTTTATTTTCCACCGCTTTAGATAAGAATATAGCAACTCTTGTTTCCTGGTTATCATGAGAAACATGACACACTCACTTCATCCACACACAATAACCCCCTTTGCCTTTGAACCCTTTGCCCTCTCAGTCCACCAGTCCCTCCGCACTATGCGCTACATACAGAACTATGCTGCAAGAGTAGATCCATTTTAAAGGGCTCCGTCAttattcttttcttatttttccacaaacataaacacacaaccatTGCATGAGGCTGTGtgggattttaaaaagtgcattttCTATCCCTTTAACATCACCGTTCTGTCCTCATTTGTACGCACTCATCCCGACTGTCACTTCTTGTCACTGCACCTGTCGGCAGGAGATTTGGAAATCACTTCACGTCCGACCACGTCACAGAATCTGACCCAATCAGATTCACGTTTGATCCGCGAATCAAACGCCATCGACCGACGCCGGCCAAGACCCGAGCGCCTGACCCCTCGAGGAACATCCACCAGTTCATcgtgaagtgaagtgaaattTAATGTCGACCCACATGACGCACACATTCGCACGCAAAGAGAAAACCACATAGACACATGTAACTGCTGACATACTGAGGAGGATTCAGCCTTGCCCCTTTGTACAGCCTTGAGACTGTTATGTTATAACCACTAATTCTactatatatgtgtatgtgtcatTATTATTCAAGTTTCTTACTTTTGCAGTTTGCAAGACAGAGAGAATGCTGAGTGCCTCGTATTTATCCATTTTCCTTCTCAAATTGATTTAAACCGCGGCCCTATCAAACCCCCACGTGGGCAGACGACGAGGAGACGACCCTTCAACATTAGGGAAGgtgaccccccccaccccccgacATGCAAcccttcctcctcaccctgAAATGGCATGCACTGTTTGGTCTCTCTCCCACTCCCCCTGGTGGACCAGTCAAAAAGGGAAACACGGGGTTTGTACGGTGTCATTTCCAGACACTCTTTGGGCCGGATGAGATTTTTTTCAGCATGTTTGTTTCGCCTGCTCAAtctggtgtcagtgtgtgagtttctccCTCTCGTCTCTTTTATCCAGCAACACGAGGCTACGTGAGACATGGAGAGCGGTGTAAAATAAACGCTAGCTTTTAACTCTCAGTGGAtactgaaaatgtccagagtttaTGAATGATATAAAAAGAAACTCTCTGCTACTGTATGTTTTATACTTCGCACCCAGTGGCATCATCATGTTGTGACATCATTGCATGCCCGAGCATGCTCTTTCTTACTCTTTGGTTTATGAGGTTGTTTCAAAGTTAATgtggagaaaataatgaaatgtttgaaattaaTGAGTCTGGTGTGGTTATTGATGCCGTCTGTGATTGTTGTACTTCATGAAAGCTGCTGAAGGAAACTGCacctactactactactactactactactactactacttatgCAGTTGCTGCTACTACTAATTCTACTTCTACTACTGCGTGAGGTCGAGTTGGATGAGGACAAATAAAACGGGACCAGTGATGAGAGAAATACTCTTGactgaagtaaaagtagaaaaaccACAATGCAGAAATACTAAATGAAAAGTTTTACATAAGTTAAAGAACAAAAGTATCAGGTCaaaagagatgagatgagaaatataaattcattaattaattactATATATAAAATAAGACAGTGaatgtatatagtgtatataaatatgtacaatatgtgtAGGTCATTAATGACGATCTGcttctgatgtaaatataaaggctcGTTCTTAAGTAACACAATGGTTtttagtttctgtttctttaattttctgAATAACAAGAAAACAGGTTATGATGAGAACATAGTGAGGAGGATTTTAATTTGACTCTTTCAGCTCCAGATTCCAAaaactgtccctttaaataCCACAAGTCAGAAAATATACAACAGACAAATGTCACTATTAATAAATGAGTTGTGAAGAAAACCTGAACATTTTCAAGGCCAACGTTTCCACTTCATAGCACGTTGGTGAGTATAATAAACCAAGTGTGTTAATGAACATCACTGCTCACTGCGTTTACATGTTTTTACAAATGTCCTCTGCTGTGAAAAGAGGTTTAACAAACCACTTCTGTAAATGTGCGAATCTTTGTGTCCTGAGATGAGCTGAAATAAATCagcagttttatatatatatctaattatatatataaatattgtaagtAAACACAACATGGTCCCTTTCAGCAGATGACTCGTAACAATCAGTGAACTTTATTCTTTACACTCGTGTTTCACTCAACACATCTGGAGCTTCGGGGTCTTCTCCTGATGTGTTATCACGTGGGAAGTTCAGGGGACTCGAACCCTGCACCAAGATGAAGTAGAACTGAAGAACAACTGTCATCAAACAGgagttatttatatttaatatgaatatgaatctTAAAGTATTTTAAAGACTTGAATGAATGAgagccacagcgccccctgcagccacagtgaGGAACTGCCTCTGACAGTGTTTTAAAAGCAGATCTTTTTTCCTTTGATCCGGTTTCTATCTTTCCTGTCGGACTCGGTTCCTCCCGGTTCCTCCCGGTTCTCCCCGGTTCTCCCCGGTTCTCTCCTCGGGCTCCCGGTGAGGCTCCGGGATGGAGCGGCTGTAGCAGCGGCAGCTCGGCGGGTCGCTCCGGGGCGGTTTCCGGTGTCCGTCCGTCTGCAGGGGGATGGCGTCCGGCTTCAAGCGCATCCACCGCCGGTCCTCCGAGTCCCACACACACCGAAGGCTGTCGAGCCCAGGCGGCAGCGAGACGCGTCGGTGAGCCGCTCGGTGAGTTACCGGGGAGCCGTCATTGTTCCGGTCGGTCGTGTATTTGTGAGGAGGTTCGCGCTGCTCGGCTGCTCCGGTTCGGGCTCCGGGAGGCCTGCTCGCCGCGGAGCCTCCGTCCGGCCATTAAGCGGCTTTTCTACCGAGGCGACGCGGCCTGGAAGCCGCCGTCGCCCCGGGCTCCTCCGCCTCTGCCTGGGTCCGAATGCGCAGATCGGTCCCACGGAAGCCGCCGCTGGGTGCGTTCGTTCCCcgcagaggaagatggaggaaataTCAGAGAAGCTCCAGGTGTTTGGAAGCGTTAGCTTTAGCTGTTAGCCCACAAGCTAACGCCTGTTAGCCGCTGCGTCCTGAAACCGAAACAGTTTGTGTAGAAAACGACATTTTGATCTGGAATGAAACCTGATCGAGCCGCGGACACATGATCCGTGCGTCCGCGGCTCGTTTGCACCGTTTAACCTGTAAAATGCGCGTTTACAGCAGAGATACGACCGCTACACACTGACGTGCGTTTCAGGAAATAGACCGAGCCCACTTCTTGCTTTATAACCGTGAATGTTTCGGTCCCAGTGAACCGTCCTGGAGCTTGTCACCGTCTATCTGCAGGAGCAGCCTCAGCTGTGTGCAAACCGAGGTTTGCTCCAGATCTTCTGTGGCTTCTCCTCTGGACTGCTTCTGTTCCTTCTTCATTCATCTGGGGAGAATCTGCACGATGAAATGTGTGGTGACGTCCTCAAATGAATTATGGGATCTGACTAATCAACAAACTATTATTTAGATTCTCTTTTTGTTCATTGAAACTAAATCATGAATCCAATTCAATCGTCACTTTGCAGagacaaatgtttaattaacAAAGTCACGTGAGaattaaaacagcaaaaccTTTGACTTCAGAGTCTGAGGATTTGGTTTTTGCTCAATTTGTGCTTAAAAACTATTGAAGAAATGAAGATTATGAAAATACTACAATTATTTTTCTGCCAAGCGAATAATATTCGTAATAGCATCTTTGTATATTACTTAAAAACTAACAATCagtcataaaagaataaaaacattgaatgCGTGACAGAAATTTAGgtataaaactataaataaacacTATAATTGTGTGGAATCAGGGCATGAGGTGAGATAGAAATATGTCTGAAGCTTTGAACCCAAGGAAGCTGTCCAAACCTGGATCAAAGTCTAATTATTACTGATCATCAAAGGACGATTCATTGTCTTCGTGTCAATCGATGGATCTAAttcactgtttatttcctgacaATAAGACAGAATCCACCATTCCCTGAAACGAAGCCTACAATGTGTGAAGGTTTCATCTTGTACATTGCTTTTTATAATAGATCATGTtggaagctgctgtgtttccaCAGGACTGAACTGTTAACGTCTGCATTTCATTGTATTTACTCGTTCAAATCTTTCTTTTGCTTCatgtatatttaataatgtTGTTTAcgttacagttttttttatttccctccagATTTCCTCGTCCGTCTCAAAGGAGGTGTGTACATGCAGACATAGCACTCGGATCCTCTCTGTGTGCTAGTTACCGTTTCTAGAAGCACATCCAGCCCTGCAGCTTGGAGCTGAACCCCCCTCTTCTCCCGAGCATCGAGTCCCTGCATGCGAAGTGGAGCGATGACGGAggcatggcagcagcagcatgcagtGGCTCCACCCTCTGTAGTGCACACGCTCCCCCAGGGGGCCGACAACCCCCTGGGCTGCACAGTGTACGGAGTCGTCCTGCAGGCCGATGCCTCGCTGCAGCAGCCCCAGCACGGCCAGCAGCACTCTGTTCAAGCCCAGCAGCCCTCCCTGCAGGTGGGAGGCGAGAGAGGGCACAAGTGTGGAGCCTGCGGTCACGACATATCTCACCTGGCCAACCCTCATGAGCACCAGTGCATGGTGAACCAGGACCGATCCTTCCAGTGTACGCAGTGCATGAAGATCTTCAGCCAGGCGACGGACCTGCTGGAGCATCAGTGTGTGCAGGTGGAGCAGAAGCCTtttgtgtgcggtgtgtgtaAGATGGGCTTCTCGCTGCTCACTTCCCTGGCTCAGCATCACAACTCGCACGGCAACGGGAACAACCCGATGAAGTGCTCCATCTGTGAGAAAACCTACCGGCCTGGGTCTGGAAACGTCACACCGACCTCGTCAGCTGCCAACCCCCAGCAGCCCTCCACCGGCGAGACGTCCGGCGGCGGTGCAGCGATCAGTGCCTCGTCTCCGCCTGCGTTTGAGGCCTCTGCACCCGACAGGCCATATAAGTGCTCAGTGTGCCATAAGGCCTTCCGACATTTGTCAGAGCTGACCCGCCATGAGAGAGTACACACTGGTGAAAAGCCGTATAAATGTGACACGTGTGACAAAAGCTTCAGCCAGTCTTCTCACCTGGCACACCACCAGCGCACACACAGCTCTGAGCGGCCGTACAAATGCGCCGTGTGCGAGAAGAGCTTTAAGCATCGCTCTCACCTTGTGCGGCACATGTACGCTCATTCGGGCGAGCACCTGTTCAAGTGCAATTTGTGTGAGATGCACTTTAAGGAGTCGTCCGAGCTCCTGCACCATCAATGCCAGCCTGAGGGGGAGAGGCCTTTCCGCTGCGGTTCATGTGGAAAGAGTTTCAAGCGCCCGTCTGACCTGCGGCAGCACGAACGCACCCACTCAGAGGAGCGACCTTTCCAGTGCGAGGAGTGCCAGATGAGCTTCAAACAGCAGTACGCGCTCGTACGCCACCGTCGCACTCACAAAAATCCAGCTGATCGCCCATTCAAGTGTAACCTGTGCGATAAGGGATTCCTGCAGCCGTCCCACCTGCTCTACCACCAGCAGGTTCACGGTATGGAAagtctttttaaatgtgcatccTGCCAGAAgtctttcagccaatcaggagagCTGCTGAGGCACAAATGTGGAGGTGAAGTGGAGAAGCCGTACAAGTGCGACGTGTGTGGCAAAGGTTACAAAAAGAATTCAACGCTGCAGCGCCACCAGAACTCTCACTGCACAGAGAAGCCGCTGAAATGCTCTCTGTGCGACAAGCGCTTTGTGTCGTCCTCCGAGTTCGTCCAGCACCGCTGCGACCCGACCCGAGAAAAGCCGCTGAAATGTCCTGATTGTGAAAAGCGCTTTAGGTACTCGTCAGAGCTGCAGCGCCATCGCAGAGttcacacaggagagaagccTTTCAAGTGTGCCAGCTGCGACAAGAGCTTCAAGCAACGCGAGCACCTGGCCAAGCACCAGAGCGTGCACTCGCGGGAGACACAgtttaagtgtgtgtggtgtggggaGCGTTTCGTCGACCTCACGGCTTTGCAGGAGCACACGGTTCAGCACACTGCCGAGGGCGAGAGTTTCCCCGAAGCCCCCTGCATCCCATGAACAGCAGTGCCCCTCAGACAGCAAACATGACATTAGCCCTCAAAGCAACGTGGGCCAGCCCCTGCTCTCCCATTTGTAGTTTATAATATGCACCCattaattatctttaataatTTTTAGTATTCGTAGGACTCggctcatcctcatcctccattGAGTAAAACACCCTAAACCGACAGAGGGGGTCAGgatccctcttcttcttttggaactcggagggggggggaagaaagaaagaaggaaaaaggcTTGTAATGTAAAATGTGGGAAGATCTTGATTTTGTTTAGTACAGAGTGTGGGACCTTATTCTGTGGTTGCATGTGATCGTCTGTTTTGTAACTGTTGATTCTGTCATCGAGAAAGATGGGAACAATTTCCAGGCAGTTGTCAGATAacgtgtgtgtgctcatgttaAACTCCTCTGAAATCCACgtgcctttttattttaaacccGTCactccttttgtgtttttctgtttctttcatgTCCAGTGTAGCTGAACCCTCCCACCTGTACTTAGCGGCTGGCTTGTGCAGCAGTATACTTTCACATACTAGATCTTAGGTAGTCTCATCTGTTTGTGCATGAGTATTTATCACACTTAAATATCACTGTTGTATTATAGGTTTGGTTTATTTAGGAAAACATcctaagaagaagaaaaaaaattggatttgtgaaaatgtatagCCTGTGTCCTATGAAATCTGTGTTGTTGcatctttttattaaaacaatgacATCTAGGTAACTAACCCATACCTATCTTGTCATACATACACTTGACGTGCAATAGAACATGCACAATATAATATTTATGACTACTGATTCATGGCATAGTCTACTCTGTTATATTATAGATTGTGTGTATACGCTTATGTAAACATTGAGAACTGTATAGTGCTTCTGTTACATGCTTTTGTATTCACGATGAATGAGCTTGCTGTATTTTGCAAGCACTTTAGTTTCGGTTCCAGATGGATCGTCACAAGGTTCAACCTGACAAGACGAGCATTATCCTGCTAACTTGCCACAACCTAGCTGTGTTAGTGACTGTGCGATTAGATCTAAcaaaagtcatgtttttttattttgatgaattGGCCTTGTTACATCCTCACAGGATTCCGCCTCCTGGTCCACACCAGACGCTCAGCAGATGAGTCCACGTAGCCTCAAAGTTACAACTTGCGTGTTGGTTAATACCAGGGATAAAGTAAGAAAACGTGTACTTTAGTTTAACGTGTGGCTTCCTATATTCTGTACAATCTTTGcagtatatttaaaagaagGTTTTTGGAGTTTCCAAAATCACAGTCAAAGGTAATGACAGTGATTTCAGTCCTGGTGAGTCAACATGAAAAgctcctgcaggaggatgaGCAAGTGTAATGAAGTGTTGAATTTACACATGGATATCGATATAGAGTCCTGTTCATATTGTATACAGAATTCAAATAAACCACCCTTATAAAAACAGGTGTGCATCGTTTCATCACAGCAAACTATTATAAgaacttttattgttttcattatcaatcGATTattgtctataaaatgtcaggaaactgaaaaatatgagTCCCAGAGGACAGTGTCATATTCTGTGATGTTTACAATGATGTCACTCAGTCCAGATCATAGCTGCAGAGGCACAAAGGTCAAATGAAATTAACATTGTTTGGTTCTGCACTGAATTACACATtaatatcagtttcctaaacaTGGCAGATATTTTTATTACGATCTATCATCAAGGAAAAGGTTGAATAACGTTtatcacaatgttacagaaagtgaaaagcaATATTTCGTCTGCCGCCTGATCCACAAAACGTCTTCTCTGACCGAGACCacttccttccaccaggttcaCAGTGGATCTGCTCCTAAAGCTGTTTCTAATCAAACTGGGGGAAGCAGCAGATTCTCACCTGTAAACAAAGGTATTTTTAAAAGTCACTCAGATGTTTGATTGATCATCTGAACATTTACAGATCATTGTCTGATTAAAGTGGTGTTTCAGTTATCGGCTTGATAAAGAAATGCAGTTGAGTGAAACCTACATAAAACTGCAGTGTGGTTTCAGACGTGATACTAAAACACTTCTTAACGAGCtccaatcaagttcttaccaCAACTCAGATCTTTACAAATAGCtctatgttgtgttttaatagaATAACCACGTGTAGAATGTagaatatagagtatagaatcttgaatgtagagtatagaatcttgaatgtagaatatagagtatagaatcttgaatgtagagtatagaatcttgaatgtagaatatagaatcttgaatgtagaatctagaatgtagagtatagaatcttgaatgtagagtatagagtgtagagtatagaatc contains these protein-coding regions:
- the LOC118109865 gene encoding zinc finger protein 319, giving the protein MRSGAMTEAWQQQHAVAPPSVVHTLPQGADNPLGCTVYGVVLQADASLQQPQHGQQHSVQAQQPSLQVGGERGHKCGACGHDISHLANPHEHQCMVNQDRSFQCTQCMKIFSQATDLLEHQCVQVEQKPFVCGVCKMGFSLLTSLAQHHNSHGNGNNPMKCSICEKTYRPGSGNVTPTSSAANPQQPSTGETSGGGAAISASSPPAFEASAPDRPYKCSVCHKAFRHLSELTRHERVHTGEKPYKCDTCDKSFSQSSHLAHHQRTHSSERPYKCAVCEKSFKHRSHLVRHMYAHSGEHLFKCNLCEMHFKESSELLHHQCQPEGERPFRCGSCGKSFKRPSDLRQHERTHSEERPFQCEECQMSFKQQYALVRHRRTHKNPADRPFKCNLCDKGFLQPSHLLYHQQVHGMESLFKCASCQKSFSQSGELLRHKCGGEVEKPYKCDVCGKGYKKNSTLQRHQNSHCTEKPLKCSLCDKRFVSSSEFVQHRCDPTREKPLKCPDCEKRFRYSSELQRHRRVHTGEKPFKCASCDKSFKQREHLAKHQSVHSRETQFKCVWCGERFVDLTALQEHTVQHTAEGESFPEAPCIP